One part of the Pseudoliparis swirei isolate HS2019 ecotype Mariana Trench chromosome 6, NWPU_hadal_v1, whole genome shotgun sequence genome encodes these proteins:
- the ankrd34c gene encoding ankyrin repeat domain-containing protein 34C produces MADILELRTDGNSLLKAVWLKRLRLTRLLLEGGAYINESNERGETPLMVACMSTHTDQQSVSKPKLVKYLLDNQADPNIQDKAGKTALMQACIHKAGYEVVDVLLSNGADPSLADRSGASALVYAINADDKETLKLLLDACRAKGKEVIIITTDKSPSGTKTTKQYLNVPPSPELDDKSSPAYCTSPSDINVTASPTPEQEPQNTVFSFQTKLKTSSSAAKLANGPTSPTRRPANPKRARLPQLKRLQSEPWGLIAPSILAAAAHEESKKVSSVEDVVTGVNGLSLNKRSALSRQSSVDGKDTLFPQVGEVSSKMTTSISVPPTSKASYERSLGQHQPLAQCITVPTEQESSSGLASLRDTVHRRHLGNDHYDSDSQLYSGSAMLDSPKVPVERRKLNTSPLAMLTSSRESLDSNASTSSPSTAHRRPPGLLERRGSGTLLLDHISHTRPGHLPPLNVNPNPPIPDIGASSKPSSPLATGIRYIAPVAPNTPKRGGLKSKKKLVRRHSMQVEQMKQLSDFEEMAH; encoded by the coding sequence ATGGCAGATATACTGGAGCTGCGGACGGATGGAAATTCACTCCTGAAGGCGGTGTGGCTCAAACGCTTGAGACTCACCAGGCTCCTGTTGGAAGGAGGGGCGTATATCAACGAGAGCAACGAACGTGGGGAGACTCCACTCATGGTGGCTTGcatgtccacacacactgaccagCAGAGTGTGAGCAAGCCAAAGCTGGTGAAATATTTGCTGGACAACCAGGCAGACCCCAACATACAGGACAAAGCTGGGAAGACAGCTCTAATGCAAGCCTGCATCCACAAGGCAGGTTACGAGGTGGTGGACGTACTGCTGAGCAATGGCGCTGACCCCAGTCTGGCGGACAGGAGCGGGGCCTCAGCCCTGGTCTACGCCATCAACGCAGACGATAAGGAGACACTAAAACTGCTCTTGGATGCATGCAGAGCTAAAGGCAAGGAGGTTATCATAATCACCACAGACAAGTCACCTTCTGGCACTAAAACGACCAAACAGTACCTAAATGTCCCCCCATCACCAGAGCTGGATGACAAGTCCTCCCCAGCATACTGCACCTCTCCGTCTGATATCAACGTCACTGCATCTCCGACGCCTGAGCAAGAGCCACAAAACACAGTTTTCAGTTTCCAGACCAAACTGAAAACCTCCAGTTCGGCCGCAAAGCTCGCCAACGGGCCCACGTCTCCGACACGCCGGCCTGCAAACCCCAAACGTGCCCGCTTGCCTCAGCTGAAGAGGTTGCAGTCAGAGCCTTGGGGGCTGATTGCTCCTTCTATTCTGGCTGCAGCCGCCCATGAGGAGAGTAAAAAAGTCAGCTCTGTTGAGGACGTCGTCACAGGGGTAAACGGACTCTCTCTGAATAAGAGGTCAGCTTTATCTCGTCAGAGCAGCGTGGATGGAAAGGACACCTTATTCCCACAGGTGGGTGAGGTATCCAGCAAAATGACAACCTCGATATCAGTTCCTCCAACGTCCAAAGCATCGTATGAGAGATCTCTAGGCCAGCACCAGCCGCTGGCACAGTGCATAACTGTGCCCACAGAGCAGGAGAGCAGCAGCGGACTTGCCAGTCTGAGAGACACAGTGCATAGGAGACATCTGGGGAACGATCACTATGACTCAGACTCTCAGCTCTACTCAGGCTCTGCCATGTTAGACTCTCCTAAGGTCCCAGTGGAGAGAAGGAAACTGAACACGTCTCCTCTAGCGATGCTAACTAGCTCCAGAGAATCTCTAGACAGCAACGCCAGCACGTCCTCTCCGAGCACAGCACACAGACGCCCGCCAGGCCTcctggagaggagaggctcGGGCACGCTGCTGCTGGATCACATCTCTCACACCAGGCCCGGCCACCTGCCCCCACTCAACGTCAACCCGAACCCTCCCATCCCTGACATCGGGGCTAGTAGCAAGCCCTCCTCACCTTTGGCCACAGGTATTAGATATATAGCTCCAGTAGCACCTAACACACCAAAGAGAGGTGGCCTCAAGTCCAAGAAAAAACTTGTGAGAAGGCACTCGATGCAAGTGGAGCAGATGAAGCAGCTTTCTGATTTTGAAGAGATGGCTCATTAG
- the LOC130195844 gene encoding retinol dehydrogenase 12-like, with protein MQTFIAIRSFVSQYPKTIAVVTVTGVGLFGVKKWMAGGVCHSKASLEGKTVLITGGNTGIGKETAVDLAKRGARVLLACRDMDRADKAAEEVRKRSGNENVIVKKLDLASFQSVRHLAKDVLASEERLDILINNAGIMRCPKWQTEDGFEMQFGVNHLGHFLLTNCLLDLLKKSPSSRIVTVSSLAHERGQISFDDINQEKDYCPAKSYAQSKLANVLFTRELTNKLQGTGVSTYSLHPGIIRTELARHFLATMPLWKRVVFTPLKFLIKSPTEGAQTTIYCAVEESLQNESGLYYSDCAPKTAAPQGLDDEAAKKLWDLSASMVGLIQSQ; from the exons ATGCAGACTTTCATAGCGATAAGATCGTTTGTTTCACAGTACCCTAAAACCATTGCCGTCGTCACAGTAACAG GAGTGGGACTATTTGGGGTGAAGAAATGGATGGCAGGTGGAGTGTGCCACAGCAAAGCCTCCCTGGAGGGAAAGACCGTCTTGATCACCGGAGGCAACACTGGGATTGGCAAAGAAACAGCTGTTGACCTGGCTAAAAGGG GCGCGAGAGTCCTTCTGGCCTGTAGAGACATGGATAGAGCTGATAAAGCAGCAgaagaggtgaggaagaggagcggaaatgaaaatgttattGTCAAAAAGTTGGACTTGGCATCTTTTCAGTCAGTGCGACATCTCGCCAAAGACGTCCTAGCAAGTGAAGAGAGGCTGGATATTCTCATCAATAATGCTG GTATTATGAGATGTCCAAAATGGCAAACTGAAGATGGCTTTGAAATGCAGTTTGGAGTGAACCACCTGGGCCACTTCCTTTTAACAAACTGTCTGTTGGATCTCCTGAAGAAGTCGCCTTCGAGCCGCATCGTCACCGTCTCCAGTTTAGcgcatgaaagag GTCAAATCTCTTTTGATGACATAAATCAGGAGAAAGATTACTGCCCTGCGAAAAGCTATGCACAAAGTAAGCTAGCTAATGTTCTCTTTACAAGAGAGCTGACTAACAAGCTGCAAG GTACTGGAGTTTCTACATACAGCCTCCACCCTGGTATAATCCGGACGGAGCTCGCCCGACACTTCTTGGCCACAATGCCCCTTTGGAAGAGAGTTGTGTTTACACCACTCAAGTTCCTCATCAAGTCTCCAACCGAAGGGGCTCAGACCACCATCTACTGCGCTGTGGAGGAAAGCCTGCAGAATGAAAGTGGACTCTACTACAG CGACTGCGCCCCTAAAACCGCAGCCCCTCAGGGTCTGGATGATGAAGCTGCCAAGAAGCTGTGGGATCTGAGTGCCTCTATGGTTGGTCTGATACAATCACAGTGA